One genomic window of Nicotiana sylvestris chromosome 10, ASM39365v2, whole genome shotgun sequence includes the following:
- the LOC104241975 gene encoding purine permease 1-like has product MEHQGLSTTMRRILLLINCLILAIGICGGPLMMRLYYVEGGSRVWFSSWLQTAGWPFTFIPLAILYFNRRKTEGINAKYYLITPRIFIASFIIGFVTGLDDFLYSWGGSKLPVSTSSLLLAAQLAFTAIGAFFIVKLKFTPYSINAVVLLTLGAVLLGVRSNGDRPEGVTSKAYIIGFMMTLLAAALYGVILPCIELIYLKAKQAITATLVLEIQMVMCFAATAFCTVGMIANNDFQAISREAKQFNLGEARYYTVVVWTTIIWQCFFVGVIGVIYCSSSLMSGVMIAVLLPVTEVLAVVFFRENFSGEKGLALFLSLWGFVSYFYGEFRQTKKLKNKSPKTEMATTHIESV; this is encoded by the exons ATGGAACATCAAGGATTAAGCACCACTATGAGGAGAATCCTCCTGCTGATTAACTGTTTAATACTCGCGATTGGTATCTGCGGCGGCCCTCTAATGATGCGTTTATATTATGTCGAGGGAGGTTCAAGAGTATGGTTTAGTAGTTGGTTACAAACGGCTGGATGGCCATTCACCTTTATACCTCTTGCCATCCTATACTTCAATCGTCGAAAAACCGAAGGCATCAATGCCAAGTACTACTTGATAACACCCCGAATTTTCATCGCATCTTTCATCATTGGCTTTGTAACTGGTCTTGATGATTTTCTTTATTCGTGGGGCGGGTCAAAACTTCCCGTATCAACCTCTTCACTTCTCCTTGCTGCTCAACTTGCCTTCACTGCAATAGGTGCTTTCTTCATAGTGAAGCTAAAGTTCACACCATACTCTATCAATGCAGTAGTTCTGCTGACACTTGGTGCTGTTTTATTAGGTGTTCGATCTAATGGTGATCGGCCAGAGGGTGTGACAAGTAAAGCCTATATTATTGGTTTTATGATGACACTTCTGGCAGCAGCTTTATATGGAGTCATTTTGCCTTGtattgagttgatttacttgaaggCAAAGCAAGCTATTACTGCTACGTTAGTTTTGGAGATTCAAATGGTCATGTGTTTTGCTGCTACTGCTTTTTGCACGGTAGGAATGATCGCCAATAATGACTTTCAG GCAATATCAAGGGAGGCAAAACAATTTAACCTTGGAGAAGCTAGATATTATACGGTGGTAGTATGGACTACTATTATTTGGCAGTGTTTCTTTGTGGGTGTCATTGGAGTCATTTACTGCTCTTCCTCTTTAATGTCTGGGGTTATGATCGCAGTTTTACTTCCTGTTACTGAGGTATTAGCTGTAGTTTTCTTTAGGGAAAATTTTTCGGGTGAAAAGGGCCTTGCGCTTTTCCTTTCTCTTTGGGGCTTCGTCTCATACTTTTATGGAGAGTTCAGACAAACAAAGAAGCTGAAGAACAAAAGTCCAAAAACTGAGATGGCAACAACGCACATTGAGTCTGTTTGA